A window of the Parabacteroides merdae ATCC 43184 genome harbors these coding sequences:
- a CDS encoding exonuclease SbcCD subunit D: MSLKIIHTADWHLGQTFFGYDRDEEHEAFLSWLIDILTLRQTDVLLIAGDVFDVANPSAAAQRRFFRFLREANRRNPQLQIVIIAGNHDSAARLEAPIPLLEELNTSIVGAVPRTDLCKIDFDSLLIPLYNKEGKREAICLAVPYLRQGDYPASKEGKDTYVEGVTRMYRQLYDYADSQRQPGEALLAMGHLHATGAELSEDDRSERTIMGGLESISVEAFNEDLAYTALGHIHKAQRVGGRESVRYAGSPLPMSFSEQHYHHQVVAFTLENGCLSDLEAVPIPLRTALHRIPAEPASPAEVLLSLSNLPLAEEGADRSLWPYLEVQVLLTEPDPGFRHRVEEALADKAVRLTSIIPSYPKKEGEEDSRPFSYTDLQKIAPLDMLRHTFTNRFGGDLPEELEKMFNDVMREVSL, translated from the coding sequence ATGTCATTGAAAATAATCCATACTGCCGACTGGCATCTTGGGCAAACCTTTTTCGGGTATGACCGTGATGAGGAACATGAGGCATTTCTTTCGTGGTTGATCGATATATTGACGCTACGGCAGACTGATGTCTTGCTGATAGCAGGCGATGTTTTCGATGTTGCCAATCCGTCGGCAGCCGCCCAACGCCGTTTTTTCCGTTTTTTGCGGGAAGCGAACCGGCGTAACCCACAATTGCAGATCGTGATTATCGCAGGTAATCATGATTCGGCAGCCCGTCTGGAGGCGCCGATACCCCTGTTGGAAGAACTGAATACGTCAATTGTAGGGGCTGTCCCGCGAACCGACCTGTGCAAGATCGATTTCGATTCGCTTCTGATTCCTTTATATAATAAGGAAGGAAAACGGGAAGCGATCTGTCTGGCTGTTCCCTATCTTCGTCAGGGAGATTATCCCGCTTCGAAAGAAGGGAAAGATACCTATGTGGAGGGCGTTACCCGAATGTATCGCCAGCTCTATGACTATGCCGACAGCCAAAGGCAACCGGGCGAGGCCCTGCTTGCGATGGGACACTTGCATGCGACTGGTGCTGAACTGTCGGAAGACGATCGGAGCGAACGGACTATCATGGGAGGACTTGAATCTATATCGGTAGAAGCCTTTAACGAGGACTTGGCCTATACGGCCCTCGGTCACATCCACAAGGCGCAACGGGTAGGGGGACGCGAGTCTGTACGCTATGCCGGCAGCCCGCTTCCGATGTCTTTCTCCGAACAGCATTATCACCATCAGGTTGTTGCCTTTACCCTCGAAAACGGATGCCTGTCGGATCTCGAAGCAGTGCCCATCCCACTCCGAACCGCCCTGCATCGGATTCCGGCGGAACCGGCGTCGCCTGCCGAAGTCCTTTTGTCGCTTTCCAACCTACCGTTGGCGGAAGAGGGAGCCGATCGCAGCCTATGGCCTTATCTGGAGGTGCAGGTACTGCTGACGGAGCCAGATCCGGGATTTCGGCATCGGGTGGAGGAGGCGCTGGCGGATAAGGCTGTACGCCTGACTTCCATCATCCCTTCTTATCCGAAAAAGGAGGGAGAGGAAGATTCTCGTCCTTTCTCTTATACGGATTTACAAAAGATCGCTCCGCTGGATATGCTTCGCCATACCTTTACGAACCGTTTCGGGGGAGATTTGCCGGAAGAGTTGGAAAAGATGTTTAACGATGTAATGCGGGAGGTTTCCCTATGA